A window of Miscanthus floridulus cultivar M001 chromosome 12, ASM1932011v1, whole genome shotgun sequence genomic DNA:
TGTGGAGTACTGTTTTCAGGTATGGAAGACAGGTTTCAGCTGATGACTTGAATGAGCTTTATGGAGAGTCCCGGGCTAATGGTTTGGGTCATGAGGTACAATATTCTCAGTTACCAATATATCATACCATACTCCACTATACTCATCAGTTGTCTTTTCAATATTTACTCATGATGTCTTTAGATGTAGTCATGTAGCTTAGCAAAGTGATCAATCTGATTAGGAGCTGTCACATTGTGTAGTACTATGCATCTGTCCCATGTCATCTCAGCTTAGGGTTTAGTCATGCTCTCCGTAGATTTTGACTGACTTCTTttgcttttttatatttttatgataTTGTATAGGCACTAAATCTTGAGTATTACAATGAAAAAACAACAGTTATATGCTCCACTCCATTTGCAAATAAGATAAATTACTAATTCAGAAAACATATCTGGTTCCTCCTTAAACAAAGCTTTTGAAATCAAAGACAGATTTGGCTGTTGTGAATTGAGGCCACGCTTGCAAACTTGCGTTGTGGAGATGACAATACTACCCCATGTAGGTCTGCCAGTTGTGGGCATGTCTTGTTAGTTACATTGTGCTAATTGGAGTGTGACTCATATATTTTTGTATTATAATATTATATACGCACATAGTATGGTATTTGTTCTGCAGTATTGGATAGCGTTTGAATCTTTTGTATTTGAAATGCTTGTTTTCATTTTGAGTAACATGGTGAAACAATTTCAATCATTCTTTCCAGGTCAAAATGAGAATTTTGATGGGAACCTATGCTCTTTCTGCTGGGTACTATGATGCATACTACAAACGAGCACAACAGGTAATTGCAGAGCAGTGGCATCCAATTCAATAGTTGTATTAAATTAGTTTACGACACAGTTCAATGCCACAAAAAGTAGTAAAATACATGCATTGTAGTATGTGAGGACACTGAAAGCTTCAAAGATGCTTTGGAAGATATGCCTTCAATGTTTGTATTTGATTGTCTTACTGCTACGCAATTTGACGCTACTACTACGCAATTTGACGCCACTGAAAGTACGTACTGAAATACATGCACTGTAGTAGGTCAGGACACTGGTTAAGGAAAGCTTCAAAGATGCTTTGGAAAGATATGACATTCTAATTTCACCAGCCGCGCCATCAGCAGCCTACAAGATAGGTATGTTACAATCTACTCATAAGTATGACCCCTTCCCTGAtttatttaggattgatagctcaATTCTTTTTGGCAGGTGAAAAGACAAATGATCCATTAGCCATGTACGCAGGAGATATCATGACGGTATTAGATACTTTGTTGTCTTTTGTTGATTTCACTTTTCTCTTCTTTGAACTCTGTTCCGAAGTACCTGCTGACATGAAATTATGTTTGATATGGTGCTCATTTTGTGACGTTTTACTCATGATAGAAATATGAAGTGGTTGCAAATTTTATGACTTATGTAGGTGAATGTTAATTTGGCCGGGCTTCCTGCATTGGTTGTGCCTTGTGGATTTGTTGAAGGTGGACCTGCAGGGCTCCCAGTTGGACTTCAGATGATCGGATCTCCATTCTGTGAGGTAAATTAGCGGTGTTGCTTACGTTTAGAACTGGAGACTGCTCCATGTTGTTTCAGGATCTACATAATTCTACTTTCGTTTCATGCATTGAAGAATTCAGGCGTAGCGAGTAGAGAATCCACTAAATAACTTCTGCCATTTTATCCAGGGTAATTTGCTGAGAGTAGGCCACATCTTTGAGCAGACTCTCCAGAATCTCAGCTTTGTTCCACCGTTGTTGGCAGAGAGCTAGTTTCAACACAGGGCCGCTCAACAAGCAATTACCTGAGGCCCCTCTGTTCATTGACTTCATTCCCATGCGGATGATATTGGTACTACGCGTGTAGAAAATAGAATCTTTGCTCGTGGAGTTGCTGATAATTGTGAGAGAGCAACGACACCCATGTGGTGTACACCAGCAATCAGCACATTGCGTACCGCACAGCATTTTACACCGCCAGAATGATTGATGATTTTGTATCAACGTTGGTTTTCTCAAGTGAAGTTTTGTGTAGAAAATTTGTGTCCCTGACAGCGGCGAGTGTTGCAGCACCACTAGGCATTATCACCAATAAGCAGTTGTGGAATCCAATGAGAAACAGAACAGAGCAGAAAGCACAGTTCGTGTCAATGGGTATTCTGGGCATGGTGGGCATGGTGTCCCATCCGGCAAGCTTCATCAACTCGTAACGGCGTGACACCAACTATACATTCCCTTTCCCATGGTCATACGCGAAATATTCGAAACAACAATCTGTTATAAAATGCAGGTGCAAAAGCAAATACATCCCAGTCTGCAACTTTAGAATGCAGGTGCAGTGCGGCAAAACACCGCACACACCTTTCTtgaataaatatatataatataatacgaTACTAAAAGGAAGATGACAGTAAATACGGTCAAATTGAATTTTCTCACCAGCTGCACGTAACACCACACAACGCTTCGTATAAGTTCCTTGGTAATGTTTGCTTTCCAGGTACAGATTATTGAGGGCCTTGGAGGGCTAGACTCCAGACTACTTACTGAAACAAAATCTCCATCACTCTATAAACAGATACAATTCTGGAGCTCCAGCATCAACTTATTATTTCTGCCACTGCAAGGAGAAGGAATCAATTAAAACCTGGAAATGAAATAGACTAATTCCATGTCTGATGTGGAGCATTTGAAATGCAAACGAGGCACAGTAAACAGCAATGCCTTGAGCAGACAAATGGGGAGTGCCCATCTGCCAAAATGACAAAGATATGGTTCCAGCAAGTCAAAGTATACAATATCTTACTAACCATAACAAAAACTCGGCCCGGAGGGAAGGTATATTGTTTGAAAGAAGAAACCACAGTCATCAACAGACCGAGAAACAGCCCTGAACCCTGACAATGCAGGCCCTATAGCGCCACACTGTAACCTAGCCCGAACCCTGACAGTAGGACCCTATAGCGCCGCACCGTAACCGCCCGAACCCTAACAGTGCGGACCCTATAGCACCGCACTGTAACCTAGGCCAGTGGCCACAAGCCCACAACCGCCTGGTTCAGGCGCCCCGGCACAATCCCTAGGTAGGACCACTTCTCACACAGGCTGACTACCATAGGCCGGCGCCCTGCCACTATTTTATGGGTTGCTGGTGAGGGAGTTTTTTTTTAACCATCCCTGAAATTGGCTCCCACAGGGAGTCAAACCTAGGCGCTGGAGGTGCTACTCAGGAGTCTAGCTATGAACCATTTCACTTATTAACCATAACCACTTATATCCATTAGAAACTTCTGGATAAAGCAACGGAAACAAAAACTTGATTGCacttatgacaaaaactgatgtATACAGCTATGGCAAAAGTAATTGGCCTTATACtcaaattcatttgttttatgGAAAATGGTCTATATTAGATCAAGAGTCAAAGTAAATTAAAATATTTTTATAACTAGATTTCAGATCCGGCCAAGGTGCAGACTGAATGCCCACTGGATCTGTGATACAGAGAGTATAGGTGGATTCTTATAACGAAATAGACTCATGCCCATTAAAATTTTGGTACAATCAAACTAAGACATACTCCAAAGATCAAAACTGAACTGCTACTGAAAGTTCAAGAATCAAGTTGCAGTATTAACATAGTACACAGGTGCTCATAACCCGTACTTAAACTATATCCTGAGTCACACATGCAACAATCAATTGGGATTTATTATGCGCGTAAAATTTATAGGTGCAACACTGGTGCTAACTTCCTTCCCAGCATTCCCTCCCTATATAGCAATATAGTATGGCTCCTCAAACTTACTCTCTATATGTCACTTGCAGCAATTTGATAAACTTAAAAGCTCAGTGTAAAGATAACATTGTTCAACAAAAAACTAATGCATATATAGATATTAATTTTTTTAACCTTTTGCAATGAACACTACATGCTGGAACTGTGCTGCTGCACGATGCTCTAAGTACCGCTGCTAGCTTGCAGTTAAGATAACTCGCTAACTGTTGGAAGTACCCTATCACTTACATTAATTGACAATGGCTAATCTTCAGCATTTTTTTAAGATAAAATGCTAATCTATTTATAGTTACTGATTTAATATTACATGTCATCCTCATTTCTAGCACAAAGATCCTGATCAATCTAGAAGTGCACCTAATGATAGGAAGCTCAGCAAATCTTAATTGCCAATGGGCAATCACCACTTACATCAGACACATTATcaggtgaaggttggtttgctaACATCCTAAAGAGTTAGTCCACTCTCTCTACAAATGAAATGCATTAGCAATATCATAGGCATGACTAAATCAATCATGTGTTTGTGATTACCATGCCTTGTTTACATGAACACACAGATACTATAGAGTTCAAATAAATTAACTCAAGCAGGAACACTTGCAAGTGTACTGTGCTGTTTTCAACCTTTCTATAGACATGATGTAAAATGAAACAAAAAAGCATGAAAAAATATCAGCAATGTGATTGTGATTAGCATATCTTGTTGAAATCAATCAACAACAACTTTCTAGTTAGATCGGTTATCACAAGCAAGAATACTTTTGGACCTTATGTATACATTTAGGGAAGGTACCTTGGATCCATCTAAAAAAGTAAACATTAATCGCAATGCCCAACTGATACTGGTACAATCAAAGTAACTACAGCAGCATTATTCACGGAACCAAAGAAACCACCGCACCAGACACATATCGTGCAAGTTTTCTGATCCCAGATCCAGAATAAGAGGATAATGTGTTGATGAATGATGCTACGCACCGACTGAATGATTGGATGACCATGGAAGGAGTGATCAGAAGATGATGTCGTCGTCCTTCTCCCCACCAGCAACCAGCAGATTTGCCGCAGCCCCCACGGAGATGCCCCTCTTGAGCGCGAGATCCTCGGCGAGCTGTTCCTCCGCGAACAGCTTGGCGGCGGCCATCTGGCGCTCGATCTCCCTCTTCTTGTAGCCCTGGATCTTCTTGAGCCTGAAGAAGTCCTCGCGCTCGAGCTCGTCAAGCTCCCCCTTTATGTAGCTGATGGTGTTCTCGATCCTGGGCTTGACGACGTTCTCGAGCGCGTTGACGCGGCGGTTGGTGGTCTTGATGGCCTCGTCGAGCGTGAGGAAGGAGGTCTGCAGCGAGGCGAGCTCGACCAGCACCTCGATGGCCTTGACGTGCGCAGCGCGGCAGGCGGCGACCTGCTGCCCACCGCGGGCCAGGCCCGTGAGGCTCGGGGACGCGTTCGATGGGGCCCCGGAGGCCGCGGCGGGGTCGACGAAGTGGGTGAACTTGGGGAGCTTGACCCCGGCCACGTTCTCCTGGTGGGACCGGACGCGGACGGACGCGGCGCGGACGGACTGGAGGACGACGTGGCGGACGCCGTCGCCGGCGACGTACTTGGCCTCGGCTAGGGAGAAGGAGGAGGCGCGCATCGTCTCGCCCATGGACTCCTTGGCGGCGACGATCTTCTTGAGGATGGCGCGGAACTGGACCGTCAGCGCGTCGGACTTCTTCTTCAGCAGCGCGTGGCCGCGGGTCGCGCCGACGAGCCGGGCCTTCATGGCGCCGAGCATCGTCACCGTAGGCACGACGTTGAGGCGCTGGTTCTGCCCAGCCATCACGCCGCCCCGATCTGCCGCCCCCGATTAGATCAGCTCGCCGCCGGCGAAtttggggagggagagaggggatcGCGGGTGCTGTCGCGTGTCGGCTATTGGGACTCGCTGTTTATTGGATCTGGCTAGTTGGACATGAattcggtttttttttttttttttttttttgagcactAGTTGGACATGAATTCGTGGATTGGAGGATCGGGACACGTCCCCGCCGCGACGAAACGCGAGGGATGTTTAAGTTTGGACCGAGAGGAGAATATTATATATTGGGCCGAGAGAATTCAATCTCTCACGGTTTTAGTCTTTTGGAAAAAGGTTTTTTAATTTCTCCGACTATTGTAACCGTCCGATGTATGAGCGGTTTGAGATTGGTTTTGCTCACGTGGCCAGTCATCCTACATGGTGACAAGCCACGTAAATCGGACTTTCACAATAGTTTAATAAAGGGCAATTAgactttataaaaaaatatagaaatgattttttccaaaaaaatccaAATATTTTCCTAGAATAAGTATACatttaaaaatactaaaatctgatttgatattgtaaaaattgaagaaaatttgttttaactcaaaaaatatataaaatatcttttacaaTTTTCCTACAATCATGCTCCTAAAAATTTGTATAAATAAGTTTTCAAAAAATTATTCAAACAATTTTATAGAATAAATTTGTATTTAACAATATTAAAGTATGATATAAtattagaaaaatcatagaaaaaatatttcaacttagaaaaatattaaactagTCTCATATTTTTTTCTCTAAAATCACGCTCTATATTTTTTTGAGTTAGGCGCCATAATctggatcatgattttaggaagcACATGAAGTCCAACATCCTCAGCCTGTCCAAATTGCCTCTCGCTAAATATGTGATGTTAAATTTTGTATTTGGTCTAGACTTAAATTTTAGGAGACCATATAAGATTTAAATAATTTTAAGAAAGGAACAAAAAGGCGGAGTAtgattttaggaaaaatatgaatctggtttcatattttttgagttaaaacaaattttataataataaatcagattttagtatttttaaatgcatatttattttagaaaaacaattggatttttttgaaaaaaatatctCTATAGTTTTTTATGCAAAGTCTAATTGATCTCCCTAAACTATCACAAAAGTTCAATTTACCTTCCTCATAACTGACTTGGCGCCCTAAAAACCACTCGTGGAAGTAAATCAAACGGTTTCAATCGTTGAAGGAGTCTAAAAAAACTAGTTTTCTAATTGAGGGAGGTAAATCAGACTTATGCAATACTTCGTAGTAGTATGTTTCTAAGAGGACACTTTTGACGCTTGTATAAAAGGTTAGTGTTTGTTATGCAAACGAATATAGTCTAATGACGAAGGGATAAGAGATACTTATCGTGTATGTCAAAGGGATTAGTTCTGGAGAGGGATTTATGTCTTTGCGAGAAGCCTTTGGCAATCCAATCTACTTGACTAAGGTAATAATGGCGCTGCAACCAAAGGCATTTACTCCTTATGCATACTTAACATATGCTTCACAATGTCTTAACCTTCGCCCCTCCGCAATTGTGCGATTATTATTTTACATGCCAGTTGCTAACCTTTCGTTGAAAGTATCTTCGTGCAAGAACCAAACTAGCACAAGTGAGTATTTTCTCACCAGATTATAATGCCTAATAATTTTTGCTCTTGtaatttattttgtcacattctTGATTTTACCTTCACCTCTCAAGGCAAAATTTCAAAAAACCAACCTTCGCGCACGGCAAGTCACCAAGGTGACTAGAAAAGCTGTTGCAACCCTTACTCCAAAGCATGGCCTGACCAGCTATACATGCTCGGCCCTATCCAGCTAGCTGAaaacattttttattttatttcatagAATCTATTTATTGTTACTAACATGCAACCACTGCAGGTATGTTTTACCCTCCCAAGCTAACCCTCCCATAGAAAATATTTGCCTTATTGTATGCATGTTTTCACCTTCTCATGCCAAAATCAGTCTCCATCAGTCAGCGGTTCCCATTAAGTGTTTAGCCTTCGTCACATATCTGTCCAATGGCTCTTGAGTTTGCATCAGCCAGTACTCTCCATCAATCGATGGTTCTCATGAAATATTCAACCTTCATCAGATAACTCAGTGGTCTTGATCAATCAATGGTTTTTGTTAGTCATTGGCCTTCATCAGTCGGTGGCCTTCACTAGTTAGTAGATCTCATCAGTCAGTGATCTTCATctatcattggttatcattagtCAGCAGCCTTCGTTAGTCAGCGGCCTTCACCAATCAGTAGATCTCATCAGTCAGTGGTCTTCATCTATCATTGGTATCATCAGTCAATAGCCTTCGTTAGTCAGTGATCTTCGTTAGTCGGTGGCCTTCACCGGTCAGTAGATCTTATAAGTCAGTGGTCTTCAACTATCATTGGTTATCATCAGCCATGAGCCTTTGTTAGTAGTGGTCTTTGTTAGTCAGTGGCCTTAACTAATCAGAAGATTTCGTCAGACAGTGGTTTTAATCAATCAGCAGTCTTCGTTAATCAGCGGCCTTCACCTGTTAGTGGACTTCATCAATCAATGGTCTTCATCAATCAGCGACTTTTGCTAGTCAGTGGCTCTCACTAGTTAGTGGATCGCATCAGTCAGTGGCCTTTATAGAATATTTGGCCTTCGCTAATACATCTCTCAAATGGCTTTTGGGCTTTTATTAGTCGTTTGTCTTCATTGGATAGATGATCTTCTCAGACAATGGTCTAATGGCATTCGGATTTTAGAAATATTAGCCTTCGCATTAGGGTTTCATCAAGTGCCAAGTCATTGAACATTACCAGAATCTGCCAATCATTGCTCTTTAGTACAACGGACACCAAGGGCCCACAAAAACT
This region includes:
- the LOC136496458 gene encoding V-type proton ATPase subunit D-like, whose protein sequence is MAGQNQRLNVVPTVTMLGAMKARLVGATRGHALLKKKSDALTVQFRAILKKIVAAKESMGETMRASSFSLAEAKYVAGDGVRHVVLQSVRAASVRVRSHQENVAGVKLPKFTHFVDPAAASGAPSNASPSLTGLARGGQQVAACRAAHVKAIEVLVELASLQTSFLTLDEAIKTTNRRVNALENVVKPRIENTISYIKGELDELEREDFFRLKKIQGYKKREIERQMAAAKLFAEEQLAEDLALKRGISVGAAANLLVAGGEKDDDIIF